One Pecten maximus chromosome 16, xPecMax1.1, whole genome shotgun sequence DNA window includes the following coding sequences:
- the LOC117345126 gene encoding uncharacterized protein LOC117345126 yields the protein MRGLVLFCFVVHVSISLNDGEPVSTCPGGRRPVRCFINPCDLPRWKTCNNNPTLQCRANYCQGCEHVQFYDVNGVKVNCNDDHSIQKDQQKPVAAFEAHKFWPFSDLYARIKSLLYFKT from the exons ATGAGGGGTTTGGTGCTGTTCTGTTTTGTGGTACACG TTTCTATTTCGTTAAACGACGGGGAACCTGTTT CTACCTGCCCTGGAGGCCGACGACCGGTACGCTGTTTTATAAACCCATGTGATTTACCTCGATGGAAAACCTGCAATAACAATCCTACACTGCAATGTCG GGCCAACTACTGTCAGGGCTGCGAACACGTGCAGTTCTATGACGTCAATGGTGTCAAGGTCAACTGCAATGACGATCACAGTATTCAAAAGGATCAACAAAAACCTGTAGCTGCCTTCGAAGCTCATAAATTTTGGCCATTCAGTGATCTATACGCGAGAATCAAATCTTTATTGTATTTCAAAACTTAA